From Humisphaera borealis, the proteins below share one genomic window:
- a CDS encoding cyclase family protein, producing MRSISLTLAMLMVLAGCATGGKAGGTNHGSGGDPSPRPVAIDPAKVIDLSYAFGDQTIYWPTAEPFKLRRVAYGRTPGGYFYAANNISMAEHGGTHMDAPIHFAEGKRTSGELPLSNCIGPAAVIDVRAADADYLLTVDDPLGWERAHGRLPRGAIVIMHSGWGERWSDKKRYLGTDVPLDVAWDRRALAGMSKSRAGARRSRGANHDWLIERSSHTSTLLRVLRAFVPFVVKPDFQKAAGEKRFATFRLLLNIYRTISRASAGVLAALSAAGQASPWTGLRARHWRV from the coding sequence ATGCGATCCATCTCCCTGACACTGGCGATGTTGATGGTCTTGGCGGGGTGTGCGACGGGTGGCAAAGCGGGTGGCACCAACCATGGCTCTGGGGGTGACCCATCGCCGCGGCCGGTCGCGATCGACCCGGCGAAGGTGATCGACCTGTCTTACGCGTTCGGCGACCAGACGATCTACTGGCCGACCGCCGAGCCGTTTAAGCTGCGGCGGGTTGCCTACGGCCGCACGCCGGGCGGGTACTTCTACGCCGCCAACAACATCAGCATGGCCGAGCACGGCGGAACGCACATGGATGCGCCGATCCATTTCGCCGAGGGCAAACGGACCAGCGGCGAGCTTCCGCTGTCCAACTGCATCGGCCCGGCCGCCGTCATCGACGTGCGGGCCGCCGACGCCGACTACCTTCTGACCGTTGACGACCCGCTGGGCTGGGAGCGGGCGCACGGCCGGCTCCCGCGCGGCGCGATCGTCATCATGCACAGCGGCTGGGGCGAGCGGTGGTCGGACAAGAAGCGGTACCTGGGCACCGACGTGCCGCTGGACGTGGCCTGGGACCGCCGAGCGCTTGCCGGCATGTCGAAGAGCCGAGCAGGCGCTCGGCGGTCCCGGGGGGCGAATCACGATTGGCTCATTGAACGTAGTTCTCATACGAGCACTCTTCTTCGGGTGCTTCGTGCCTTCGTGCCCTTCGTGGTGAAACCGGACTTCCAGAAAGCGGCGGGCGAAAAAAGGTTTGCAACTTTTCGCCTGCTACTTAACATATACCGTACAATATCGCGGGCGTCGGCCGGGGTTTTGGCAGCCCTGTCGGCGGCCGGTCAGGCTTCGCCTTGGACCGGTCTCCGTGCGCGGCACTGGCGGGTGTGA
- a CDS encoding DUF1552 domain-containing protein, which produces MPIAITKKHLSRRSFLSAAGVSLALPWFDAMLPALATPAQAAAATNAPRRFVAINHGLGIHTPFLVPKETGRDYTLTPYLEPLKDLRSDFTVFSGLSHPEQNGANGHTSELTILTSAKHPGLPGFKNSISFDQYLIEKLTPDTRFPYLTLNASGNGDSISWSGSGVNIPADGSPSKLFQRLFVNGTPSEVKQQMREVQRGRSILDTVNGRAKTLSSKLGGRDREKFDQYLTSVRELEGRLQASEGWVNKPKPQVAIKAPTDIPDRTEIIGRARLMNEMIVLALQTDSTRFITLKTAGGGEVPKIAGVDTGWHDLSHHGQDEQKIEELSLIEKAEFQEHANLLKSLKTAKDANGSVLDTTTVFITSNLGSASSHSWRDLPVLVAGGGYKHAGHVAAGGKGNDNARLCNLFVAMARKMGVDTNQFGTNDGTGVKGFEV; this is translated from the coding sequence ATGCCCATCGCCATCACCAAAAAGCATCTCTCCCGTCGCTCGTTCCTTTCCGCGGCGGGCGTCTCGCTGGCGTTGCCCTGGTTTGACGCCATGCTGCCGGCGCTGGCGACGCCGGCTCAGGCGGCGGCGGCGACCAACGCCCCCAGGCGGTTCGTCGCGATCAACCACGGCCTGGGCATTCACACCCCCTTCCTCGTCCCTAAAGAGACCGGCCGCGACTACACCCTTACGCCTTACCTCGAACCCCTCAAGGACCTGCGGTCCGACTTCACCGTCTTCTCCGGCCTGTCCCACCCCGAGCAGAACGGCGCCAACGGCCATACGTCCGAGCTCACCATCCTGACCTCGGCCAAGCACCCCGGCCTGCCTGGCTTCAAGAACTCGATCTCCTTCGATCAGTACCTCATCGAAAAGCTCACACCCGACACCCGCTTCCCCTACCTCACCCTCAACGCCAGCGGCAACGGCGACTCCATCTCCTGGTCGGGCAGCGGCGTGAACATCCCGGCCGACGGCTCACCCTCCAAGCTCTTCCAACGGCTGTTCGTCAACGGCACGCCCAGCGAAGTCAAACAACAGATGCGCGAGGTCCAGCGCGGCCGCAGCATCCTCGACACCGTCAACGGCCGGGCCAAAACGCTCAGCAGCAAGCTCGGCGGACGCGACCGCGAAAAGTTCGACCAGTACCTCACCAGCGTCCGCGAACTGGAAGGCCGGCTGCAGGCGTCCGAAGGCTGGGTCAACAAGCCCAAGCCACAGGTCGCCATCAAGGCACCCACCGACATCCCCGACCGGACCGAGATCATCGGCCGCGCCCGCCTGATGAACGAGATGATCGTCCTGGCGCTCCAGACCGACAGCACCCGGTTCATCACCCTCAAGACCGCCGGCGGCGGCGAAGTGCCCAAGATCGCCGGCGTCGATACCGGCTGGCACGACCTGAGCCACCACGGCCAGGACGAACAGAAGATCGAAGAACTGTCGCTCATCGAAAAGGCCGAGTTCCAGGAACACGCGAACCTGCTCAAGTCCCTCAAGACAGCCAAGGACGCCAACGGCTCGGTCCTCGACACCACGACCGTGTTCATCACCAGCAACCTCGGCAGCGCCAGCAGCCACAGCTGGCGCGACCTGCCGGTGCTGGTCGCTGGCGGCGGCTACAAGCACGCCGGCCATGTCGCCGCCGGCGGCAAGGGCAACGACAACGCCCGCCTGTGTAACCTGTTCGTGGCCATGGCGCGCAAGATGGGCGTCGACACCAACCAGTTCGGCACGAACGACGGCACCGGCGTAAAGGGCTTCGAGGTGTAG
- a CDS encoding Calx-beta domain-containing protein: MLRLIDRRKRSRSVRLLRDGAFSAVAKIESLEVRRLMIAFDYGDAPDSFGTLSASSGPAHVAFSGIILGTGRTNDSDGQPSAVANGDANDDGVFIGAASLQDQTLSGPSASLNVNLSTQLSSQTAGFLNAWIDFEGNGTFDAADKVADNVAVSVGNNALAATVPGSAKAGTTYARFRLTSASTPGMLPTGTASGGEVEDYRLTISRTPSPIVTTSVDEDDGTSDPAFGAGTSLREALAYANSNADASTITFAPGLAGQTINVTTTGDGTAGPSAFAITTDVTIEGLTGDDGVTIAGGGATSNRRGFYVAPTGSLTLKHLTISDFRHKGGNGSGGGGAGGMGGAIFNNGGTVSIVSSTLSGNTAQGGSGAGGGAGGTGGGGGLGGDSTGLEGGPPNGGATQSAATGFGGGGGGGSGGHDGGFGGGGGSGLGVAGKGGFGGGGGSVSSGTPGTGGFGAGDGIRSGFGITGAGGGAGLGGAVFNNAGIVSVLNSTLTENSAIGGVSASNSSSTQGKGLGGAIFNYNGTLNLNFATISGNNLTSPQSPYQQTLHIHSLNDSSLIVANVSINNSIVGEDLDPNVDTVPWGLVIQNLGGGNTSISGANNLIRMPSGFTGGNSIENPDLEPLADNGGPTKTIALQATSPAIDAGNDALIPVGTNTDQRGRDRTSGTADIGAFEVQSTATVSIGDVSLAEGNTGTTVFTFDVTRTDGSGTASVQWATANGSTPGAIAQAGFDYLAANGTVDFAEGELTKTVTVNIHGDTDIESDQDFVINLSNPDKLVIDDGQGVGTIVNDDVPPPTLYIADATVTEGDSGFKNLNFVVELDRRVNQPVTFKYGTASGTAASGADFAAKVGTFTIPAFGKTAVLTIQVKGDTIYEANETFFVNLSAPTMAIIGDGQGKGTVVNNDPLPKIRINNAPNVFEGNSGTRTMTFTVTLDRASSTPVSVNFATADGTAKAALNDYVSRSGTITFAAGQTSKTITVTIVGDTRKGGNETVFVNLTSPLGATIADSQGVGTILNDD, translated from the coding sequence ATGCTTCGCCTTATCGACCGTCGCAAGCGGTCTCGATCCGTACGGCTCCTGCGCGATGGGGCTTTCAGCGCCGTCGCGAAAATCGAGTCGCTCGAAGTCCGCCGGCTGATGATTGCCTTCGATTACGGCGACGCGCCCGACAGCTTCGGTACGCTGTCAGCCAGTTCCGGGCCTGCCCACGTAGCGTTCTCGGGCATCATCCTGGGCACCGGACGTACCAATGACAGTGACGGCCAGCCGTCAGCGGTCGCCAACGGCGACGCCAATGATGACGGCGTCTTTATCGGCGCCGCTTCGCTGCAGGACCAGACGCTGTCGGGCCCGTCGGCGAGCTTGAATGTGAATCTCTCGACGCAGTTGTCGAGCCAGACCGCAGGCTTTCTTAACGCCTGGATCGACTTCGAAGGCAACGGCACGTTCGACGCCGCCGACAAGGTCGCCGACAACGTCGCGGTCTCGGTCGGCAACAACGCACTGGCGGCGACAGTTCCCGGGTCGGCCAAAGCCGGGACGACCTACGCGCGGTTCCGGCTCACGTCCGCGTCGACGCCGGGCATGTTGCCGACGGGCACCGCGTCGGGCGGCGAGGTCGAGGACTATCGGCTGACGATCTCCCGCACCCCGAGCCCGATCGTCACGACCTCGGTCGATGAAGACGACGGCACCAGTGACCCGGCGTTCGGCGCGGGCACGAGCCTTCGCGAGGCGCTCGCGTACGCCAATTCCAACGCCGACGCGAGCACCATCACCTTCGCGCCCGGACTGGCCGGGCAAACGATCAATGTGACCACCACCGGCGACGGCACCGCCGGCCCGAGTGCCTTCGCCATCACCACCGACGTCACCATCGAAGGCCTGACCGGCGACGACGGCGTGACCATCGCCGGCGGCGGCGCGACGTCGAACCGCCGCGGGTTCTATGTCGCACCCACCGGCAGCCTGACACTGAAGCACCTCACGATCAGCGACTTCCGCCACAAGGGCGGCAACGGCAGCGGCGGCGGCGGCGCGGGGGGAATGGGCGGCGCGATCTTTAACAACGGCGGCACCGTCTCGATCGTCTCTTCCACGCTATCGGGCAACACCGCACAGGGTGGATCGGGTGCCGGCGGCGGTGCCGGCGGCACAGGCGGCGGCGGCGGTCTCGGGGGCGATAGCACCGGACTTGAAGGCGGCCCGCCCAACGGCGGTGCCACGCAAAGCGCCGCGACGGGCTTTGGCGGCGGTGGTGGCGGCGGCAGCGGAGGCCACGACGGAGGCTTCGGTGGCGGCGGCGGGAGCGGATTGGGCGTCGCCGGCAAAGGAGGTTTTGGCGGCGGCGGCGGCAGCGTCTCGAGCGGCACCCCGGGCACCGGCGGCTTCGGTGCGGGCGATGGTATACGGTCCGGTTTCGGCATCACCGGCGCTGGTGGCGGTGCGGGCCTCGGCGGCGCGGTCTTCAACAACGCCGGCATCGTCAGCGTCCTCAACTCCACCCTCACCGAAAACTCCGCCATCGGCGGCGTAAGCGCCAGCAACTCCAGTTCCACCCAGGGCAAGGGCCTCGGCGGCGCGATCTTCAACTACAACGGAACCCTCAACCTCAACTTCGCCACGATATCCGGCAACAACCTCACCAGTCCGCAGTCCCCTTATCAGCAGACGCTGCATATTCATTCTCTGAACGACAGCAGCCTGATCGTCGCCAACGTGTCCATTAACAACAGCATTGTCGGCGAAGACCTAGACCCCAACGTCGATACCGTCCCCTGGGGCCTTGTGATCCAGAACTTGGGGGGCGGCAACACCAGCATCAGCGGCGCCAACAACCTGATTCGCATGCCATCAGGCTTCACCGGCGGTAATTCGATAGAGAACCCCGACCTCGAGCCACTGGCCGACAACGGCGGCCCCACAAAAACGATCGCGCTGCAAGCCACCAGCCCCGCCATCGACGCCGGTAACGACGCATTGATCCCGGTCGGAACGAACACCGACCAGCGCGGCCGGGACCGCACCTCCGGCACCGCCGACATCGGTGCGTTCGAGGTGCAGTCCACCGCGACGGTCTCCATCGGCGATGTCTCGCTCGCCGAAGGCAACACCGGCACGACCGTCTTCACGTTCGACGTCACCCGGACCGACGGCAGCGGCACGGCGTCGGTCCAATGGGCCACGGCCAACGGCTCAACCCCGGGCGCGATCGCCCAGGCCGGCTTCGACTACCTCGCCGCCAACGGCACCGTCGACTTCGCCGAAGGCGAGCTGACCAAGACCGTCACTGTCAACATCCACGGTGACACGGATATCGAGTCCGATCAGGATTTCGTCATCAATCTTTCGAACCCCGACAAACTCGTGATCGACGACGGCCAGGGCGTCGGAACGATTGTCAACGACGACGTTCCCCCGCCGACGCTGTACATCGCAGACGCCACGGTCACCGAAGGCGACAGCGGCTTCAAGAACCTCAACTTCGTCGTCGAGCTGGATCGAAGGGTCAATCAGCCGGTGACCTTCAAGTACGGCACCGCGTCGGGCACTGCCGCGTCAGGCGCCGACTTCGCCGCCAAGGTCGGCACCTTCACCATCCCCGCGTTCGGCAAAACCGCCGTGCTGACGATCCAGGTGAAAGGCGACACGATCTACGAAGCGAACGAAACGTTCTTCGTCAACCTCAGCGCACCGACCATGGCGATCATCGGCGACGGCCAGGGCAAGGGGACGGTCGTCAACAACGACCCCCTTCCGAAGATCAGGATCAACAACGCCCCCAATGTGTTCGAAGGCAACAGCGGCACCAGGACGATGACGTTCACCGTCACGCTGGACCGTGCTTCGAGCACGCCTGTCAGTGTGAACTTTGCGACCGCCGACGGCACTGCCAAGGCGGCCCTCAACGACTACGTCTCCAGGAGCGGCACGATCACCTTCGCCGCCGGGCAGACGAGCAAAACGATCACGGTCACCATCGTCGGCGACACCCGCAAGGGCGGCAACGAAACGGTGTTTGTGAACCTGACCAGCCCCCTCGGTGCGACGATCGCCGACAGCCAGGGCGTGGGGACGATTCTGAACGACGATTGA
- a CDS encoding DUF2950 domain-containing protein gives MSLRLTVIRIWAVGVVAASAGILGGCGSAPAVYSSPQLAASALADATRSGSKEKLSVVLGTQGADVISSGDEVMDQNDMKAFVVAYDRQNEVVAEAGGSQTLLVGQDRWPFPVPIVNRDGGWRFDVEKGREEITNRRVGRNELNAINVCQAIVDAQHEYARQAGGDPQYAQKFVSDPGKRNGLFWPAADGAAPSPLGPLVAAATEEGYDLQAIKSGKSAYHGYRYRILTSQGAAAPGGARDYVIDGKMIGGFGVVAYPAEYGVTGVMTFITSHNGVVYQADLGTDTAKVAQAMTVFNPDSTWTKVAEDGK, from the coding sequence ATGTCTCTTCGATTGACTGTGATCCGAATCTGGGCCGTCGGTGTCGTCGCGGCGTCGGCCGGCATTCTCGGCGGATGCGGCTCGGCGCCGGCCGTCTATTCTTCGCCGCAGCTCGCGGCCTCGGCACTCGCCGACGCCACCCGAAGCGGGTCCAAGGAGAAGCTCTCTGTTGTCCTGGGGACCCAGGGTGCCGACGTCATCTCGTCCGGCGACGAGGTGATGGACCAGAACGACATGAAGGCATTCGTCGTCGCGTACGACCGCCAGAATGAGGTCGTCGCCGAGGCCGGCGGATCGCAGACGCTGCTGGTCGGGCAGGACCGCTGGCCGTTCCCCGTGCCGATCGTCAACCGCGACGGCGGCTGGCGGTTTGATGTGGAGAAGGGCCGCGAGGAAATCACCAATCGCCGCGTCGGCCGCAACGAACTCAATGCGATCAACGTCTGCCAGGCGATCGTCGATGCCCAGCACGAATACGCCCGGCAGGCCGGCGGCGACCCGCAGTATGCGCAGAAGTTTGTGAGCGATCCCGGCAAGCGCAACGGCCTGTTCTGGCCGGCAGCAGATGGAGCGGCACCCAGCCCGCTGGGGCCCCTGGTCGCCGCCGCCACCGAGGAAGGCTACGACCTGCAGGCGATCAAGTCGGGGAAATCCGCTTATCACGGATACCGGTACCGGATACTCACGTCGCAGGGCGCGGCCGCCCCCGGCGGCGCGCGCGACTATGTCATCGACGGCAAAATGATCGGCGGGTTCGGCGTGGTCGCGTACCCCGCGGAGTATGGCGTGACCGGCGTGATGACCTTCATCACCAGCCACAACGGCGTCGTCTACCAGGCCGACCTGGGCACCGATACCGCGAAGGTGGCGCAGGCGATGACGGTGTTCAATCCTGACAGCACGTGGACGAAGGTGGCGGAGGACGGGAAGTAG
- a CDS encoding DUF3300 domain-containing protein: MRLVTCLFALLVLVGPAVVRAQAPAAPASPPAAPTFKPEELEQILAPIALYPDDLLAQTLMAATYPLEVVQAQRWADANKALTGDTLAKELEKQTWDPSVRSLVNFPDVLKMMSEKLDWTVKLGDAFLAQQKDVMDTVQKLRAKAQAAGNLKTTEQQKVTTAPAAAGTTQTIIIQPAQPQVVYVPVYNPTVVYGVWAYPAYPPYYYYPPYYRPSPGISFGVGLAVGVAWGYAWGNCNWGRNDIDIDINRNVNINTNINRNQYKADFNKTNVNVGSNNSSWQHNPTHRQGTPYRDTTSAQKYGRPASPSRDAYRGYSSPSGAGFAPGAGSADRGYQPATPRDVSRPQPAAVDRTGSTFDRSGSTYDRSTPAATRTPSAAEQSGSRGSAFQGVDRGAASTRSQSSRGSSSRGSAASHGGRGR; this comes from the coding sequence ATGCGCCTTGTCACCTGTCTCTTTGCCCTGTTGGTTTTGGTTGGCCCGGCAGTCGTCCGGGCGCAGGCTCCGGCTGCGCCCGCGAGCCCGCCGGCCGCGCCGACGTTCAAACCCGAAGAGCTCGAACAGATCCTCGCGCCCATCGCGCTCTATCCCGACGACCTGCTGGCGCAAACGCTGATGGCGGCGACCTACCCGCTGGAGGTCGTGCAGGCCCAGCGCTGGGCCGACGCCAACAAGGCGCTCACCGGCGATACGCTCGCGAAAGAGCTGGAAAAGCAGACGTGGGACCCCAGCGTCCGGTCGCTCGTCAACTTCCCCGACGTCCTGAAGATGATGAGCGAGAAGCTCGACTGGACCGTCAAGCTCGGCGACGCCTTCCTGGCCCAGCAGAAGGACGTCATGGACACCGTGCAGAAGCTGCGGGCCAAGGCGCAGGCGGCGGGGAACCTCAAGACCACCGAGCAGCAGAAGGTGACGACCGCGCCCGCCGCTGCGGGCACCACGCAAACGATCATCATCCAGCCGGCGCAGCCGCAGGTGGTCTACGTGCCGGTCTACAACCCGACGGTGGTCTACGGCGTCTGGGCGTACCCGGCGTATCCGCCTTACTACTACTATCCGCCTTACTACCGGCCGAGCCCGGGCATTTCGTTCGGCGTGGGCCTGGCGGTGGGTGTGGCGTGGGGATACGCGTGGGGCAACTGCAACTGGGGTCGTAACGACATCGACATCGACATCAACCGCAACGTAAACATCAACACGAACATCAATCGCAACCAGTACAAGGCCGACTTCAACAAGACGAATGTGAATGTCGGGAGCAACAACTCGAGCTGGCAGCACAATCCGACGCACCGCCAGGGGACGCCTTACCGTGACACGACGTCGGCCCAGAAGTACGGCCGACCGGCGTCGCCGTCGCGCGACGCGTATCGGGGCTATTCGTCTCCGTCGGGGGCGGGATTTGCGCCGGGCGCAGGGTCGGCCGACCGCGGTTACCAGCCGGCGACGCCGCGGGACGTCTCCCGGCCGCAGCCGGCGGCGGTGGACCGGACAGGCTCCACGTTTGACCGGTCAGGCTCCACCTACGACCGATCTACCCCGGCGGCAACGAGGACGCCCAGCGCCGCGGAACAATCCGGCTCACGCGGCAGCGCCTTTCAGGGCGTGGACCGCGGTGCCGCCAGCACCCGCAGCCAAAGCTCGCGCGGCAGCAGCAGCCGTGGGTCGGCGGCAAGCCACGGCGGACGCGGACGATAA